One window from the genome of Aptenodytes patagonicus chromosome 4, bAptPat1.pri.cur, whole genome shotgun sequence encodes:
- the LZTS3 gene encoding leucine zipper putative tumor suppressor 3 isoform X2 yields MATPETLPILSDPTYPSPENTHGFAPRPSQPTSQSTMGSVGSGVANDQEFAMKSVGTRTQSSGRQTEGPHNGYSTREISNRYSGEEKTYRSEKVSNSLYINGDLRKSEKVKMDICGNVTNNNEKNMPPPPQYREPSNPPKILPISGKLDQNLCPPQSNGVTENRKSLNHANSNSPSAPKSGLDKSSLNRTTNQVGGLSDSGRNSLTSLPTYGTGYSQHVGPMSASTSHINRIGTTYVDKNIVGYNGISTSDSGRSSSKSTSSFNRLNHLNETMPFHSPSTDDIIQDLEDRLWEKEQEVLQMRRNLDKSEAAIFQVFEEKQKIWEREMEDLRQNYANKLQQVSKKAQRAQQALQLQIFKLQQEKKKLQDDMGQLLQQREELEKKFVAFKKEQAEFLPKIEETKWEVCQKAGEISLLKQQLKDSQADVSQKLNEIVGLRTQLKEGKNFLREKEEQILTLKDSYSSKSVNLEICESELQRKMSEVQVLREKLNHCELEVSGLKRTLASMGPPGPFSGDLGEKLQDPLACESDEAKMQRQSEDSVNTLRKEVERLQTELKLERQQREQQVMDFEEERRTWQEEKEKVIKYQKQLQLNYVEMYQKNQLLEHKVNEMNTKATSPPHTEEKKPWTPSRLERIESTEI; encoded by the exons ATGGCCACGCCAGAGACGCTGCCCATTCTTAGTGACCCAACCTACCCCAGCCCGGAGAACACCCACGGTTTTGCTCCCCGGCCATCCCAACCCACCTCCCAGAGCACCATGGGGAGCGTGGGCAGCGGAGTCGCCAACGACCAAGAGTTCGCCATGAAGAGCGTGGGGACCCGGACGCAGAGCAGCGGCCGGCAGACAGAGGGGCCTCACAACGGGTACTCCACGCGGGAGATCTCCAACCGCTACTCGGGCGAGGAGAAGACATACAGGTCGGAGAAGGTCTCCAATTCCCTCTATATCAATGGTGACCTGCGCAAGAGCGAGAAGGTGAAGATGGACATCTGTGGGAACGTGACCAACAACAATGAGAAGAACATGCCGCCTCCTCCCCAATACCGAGAGCCCAGTAACCCACCAAAGATATTGCCAATCTCCGGCAAACTAGACCAG AACCTCTGCCCGCCGCAGAGCAACGGGGtgacagagaacagaaagagcTTGAACCATGCCAACAGCAATAGCCCATCCGCACCCAAAAGTGGACTCGACAAGAGCAGCCTTAACAGGACTACAAACCAAGTGGGGGGCCTTTCGGATTCGGGCCGTAACTCGTTAACGAGCCTGCCCACGTATGGGACAGGCTACAGCCAGCACGTGGGTCCAATGAGCGCCTCCACGAGCCACATCAACCGCATCGGTACAACCTACGTGGACAAGAACATCGTGGGATACAACGGGATATCTACCTCAGACAGCGGACGGTCTTCGAGCAAGAGCACCTCTTCGTTCAACAGGCTGAACCATCTCAACGAAACGATGCCTTTCCACTCACCTTCAACGGACGACATCATCCAAGACCTGGAAGATCGgctgtgggagaaggagcaggaggtcCTCCAGATGCGAAGGAACTTGGACAAAAGCGAGGCAGCCATCTTCCAAGTGTTCGAGGAGAAGCAGAAGATCTGGGAGAGGGAAATGGAGGATTTGAGGCAAAACTATGCCAACAAATTGCAACAGGTCTCCAAAAAGGCGCAGCGGGCTCAGCAGGCCTTGCAGCTCCAAATCTTCAAgctccagcaggagaaaaaaaaactccAAGATGATATGGGACAACTCCTCCAGCAACGAGAGGAGCTGGAGAAGAAATTTGTGGCTTTCAAGAAGGAACAGGCTGAGTTTCTCCCAAAGATTGAAGAGACCAAGTGGGAG GTGTGCCAGAAGGCGGGTGAGatctccctgctcaagcagcagctgaaggactCCCAAGCGGATGTCTCCCAGAAGCTGAATGAGATCGTGGGACTGCGGACACAGCTCAAGGAAGGTAAGAACTTCCTACGGGAGAAGGAGGAGCAGATCCTCACCCTGAAGGACTCCTACAGCTCCAAGAGCGTCAACCTGGAGATCTGTGAGAGCGAGCTGCAGCGGAAGATGAGCGAGGTCCAGGTGCTGAGGGAAAAACTGAACCACTGTGAGCTGGAGGTCTCCGGCCTGAAGCGGACACTTGCCAGCATGGGACCTCCAGGGCCTTTCAGTGGGGACCTTGGTGAGAAGCTGCAGGACCCGCTGGCCTGTGAGAGCGACGAAGCCAAGATGCAGCGGCAGAGCGAGGACAGCGTCAACACGCTGCGGAAGGAGGTGGAGCGGCTCCAGACGGAGCTGAAGCTGGAGCGGCAGCAGCGGGAGCAGCAGGTGATGGACTTCGAGGAGGAGCGGCGCACATGgcaagaagagaaggagaaagtcATCAAGTATCAGAAGCAGCTGCAACTGAACTACGTGGAGATGTACCAGAAGAACCAGCTCCTGGAGCACAAGGTGAACGAGATGAACACGAAGGCCACCAGCCCCCCGCACACCGAGGAGAAAAAACCATGGACTCCCTCCAGACTCGAGCGAATAGAGTCCACCGAGATCTGA
- the LZTS3 gene encoding leucine zipper putative tumor suppressor 3 isoform X1, whose product MATPETLPILSDPTYPSPENTHGFAPRPSQPTSQSTMGSVGSGVANDQEFAMKSVGTRTQSSGRQTEGPHNGYSTREISNRYSGEEKTYRSEKVSNSLYINGDLRKSEKVKMDICGNVTNNNEKNMPPPPQYREPSNPPKILPISGKLDQSNEPLVRPSAFKPVVPKNFHSMQNLCPPQSNGVTENRKSLNHANSNSPSAPKSGLDKSSLNRTTNQVGGLSDSGRNSLTSLPTYGTGYSQHVGPMSASTSHINRIGTTYVDKNIVGYNGISTSDSGRSSSKSTSSFNRLNHLNETMPFHSPSTDDIIQDLEDRLWEKEQEVLQMRRNLDKSEAAIFQVFEEKQKIWEREMEDLRQNYANKLQQVSKKAQRAQQALQLQIFKLQQEKKKLQDDMGQLLQQREELEKKFVAFKKEQAEFLPKIEETKWEVCQKAGEISLLKQQLKDSQADVSQKLNEIVGLRTQLKEGKNFLREKEEQILTLKDSYSSKSVNLEICESELQRKMSEVQVLREKLNHCELEVSGLKRTLASMGPPGPFSGDLGEKLQDPLACESDEAKMQRQSEDSVNTLRKEVERLQTELKLERQQREQQVMDFEEERRTWQEEKEKVIKYQKQLQLNYVEMYQKNQLLEHKVNEMNTKATSPPHTEEKKPWTPSRLERIESTEI is encoded by the exons ATGGCCACGCCAGAGACGCTGCCCATTCTTAGTGACCCAACCTACCCCAGCCCGGAGAACACCCACGGTTTTGCTCCCCGGCCATCCCAACCCACCTCCCAGAGCACCATGGGGAGCGTGGGCAGCGGAGTCGCCAACGACCAAGAGTTCGCCATGAAGAGCGTGGGGACCCGGACGCAGAGCAGCGGCCGGCAGACAGAGGGGCCTCACAACGGGTACTCCACGCGGGAGATCTCCAACCGCTACTCGGGCGAGGAGAAGACATACAGGTCGGAGAAGGTCTCCAATTCCCTCTATATCAATGGTGACCTGCGCAAGAGCGAGAAGGTGAAGATGGACATCTGTGGGAACGTGACCAACAACAATGAGAAGAACATGCCGCCTCCTCCCCAATACCGAGAGCCCAGTAACCCACCAAAGATATTGCCAATCTCCGGCAAACTAGACCAG agcAATGAGCCCTTAGTTAGACCCTCAGCCTTTAAACCAGTAGTTCCTAAAAACTTCCATTCCATGCAGAACCTCTGCCCGCCGCAGAGCAACGGGGtgacagagaacagaaagagcTTGAACCATGCCAACAGCAATAGCCCATCCGCACCCAAAAGTGGACTCGACAAGAGCAGCCTTAACAGGACTACAAACCAAGTGGGGGGCCTTTCGGATTCGGGCCGTAACTCGTTAACGAGCCTGCCCACGTATGGGACAGGCTACAGCCAGCACGTGGGTCCAATGAGCGCCTCCACGAGCCACATCAACCGCATCGGTACAACCTACGTGGACAAGAACATCGTGGGATACAACGGGATATCTACCTCAGACAGCGGACGGTCTTCGAGCAAGAGCACCTCTTCGTTCAACAGGCTGAACCATCTCAACGAAACGATGCCTTTCCACTCACCTTCAACGGACGACATCATCCAAGACCTGGAAGATCGgctgtgggagaaggagcaggaggtcCTCCAGATGCGAAGGAACTTGGACAAAAGCGAGGCAGCCATCTTCCAAGTGTTCGAGGAGAAGCAGAAGATCTGGGAGAGGGAAATGGAGGATTTGAGGCAAAACTATGCCAACAAATTGCAACAGGTCTCCAAAAAGGCGCAGCGGGCTCAGCAGGCCTTGCAGCTCCAAATCTTCAAgctccagcaggagaaaaaaaaactccAAGATGATATGGGACAACTCCTCCAGCAACGAGAGGAGCTGGAGAAGAAATTTGTGGCTTTCAAGAAGGAACAGGCTGAGTTTCTCCCAAAGATTGAAGAGACCAAGTGGGAG GTGTGCCAGAAGGCGGGTGAGatctccctgctcaagcagcagctgaaggactCCCAAGCGGATGTCTCCCAGAAGCTGAATGAGATCGTGGGACTGCGGACACAGCTCAAGGAAGGTAAGAACTTCCTACGGGAGAAGGAGGAGCAGATCCTCACCCTGAAGGACTCCTACAGCTCCAAGAGCGTCAACCTGGAGATCTGTGAGAGCGAGCTGCAGCGGAAGATGAGCGAGGTCCAGGTGCTGAGGGAAAAACTGAACCACTGTGAGCTGGAGGTCTCCGGCCTGAAGCGGACACTTGCCAGCATGGGACCTCCAGGGCCTTTCAGTGGGGACCTTGGTGAGAAGCTGCAGGACCCGCTGGCCTGTGAGAGCGACGAAGCCAAGATGCAGCGGCAGAGCGAGGACAGCGTCAACACGCTGCGGAAGGAGGTGGAGCGGCTCCAGACGGAGCTGAAGCTGGAGCGGCAGCAGCGGGAGCAGCAGGTGATGGACTTCGAGGAGGAGCGGCGCACATGgcaagaagagaaggagaaagtcATCAAGTATCAGAAGCAGCTGCAACTGAACTACGTGGAGATGTACCAGAAGAACCAGCTCCTGGAGCACAAGGTGAACGAGATGAACACGAAGGCCACCAGCCCCCCGCACACCGAGGAGAAAAAACCATGGACTCCCTCCAGACTCGAGCGAATAGAGTCCACCGAGATCTGA
- the LZTS3 gene encoding leucine zipper putative tumor suppressor 3 isoform X3: MAQGVIRLRNMELAQDVVAPPAPARADVSLLCVVTKLPAMFDAWSFFLLQSNEPLVRPSAFKPVVPKNFHSMQNLCPPQSNGVTENRKSLNHANSNSPSAPKSGLDKSSLNRTTNQVGGLSDSGRNSLTSLPTYGTGYSQHVGPMSASTSHINRIGTTYVDKNIVGYNGISTSDSGRSSSKSTSSFNRLNHLNETMPFHSPSTDDIIQDLEDRLWEKEQEVLQMRRNLDKSEAAIFQVFEEKQKIWEREMEDLRQNYANKLQQVSKKAQRAQQALQLQIFKLQQEKKKLQDDMGQLLQQREELEKKFVAFKKEQAEFLPKIEETKWEVCQKAGEISLLKQQLKDSQADVSQKLNEIVGLRTQLKEGKNFLREKEEQILTLKDSYSSKSVNLEICESELQRKMSEVQVLREKLNHCELEVSGLKRTLASMGPPGPFSGDLGEKLQDPLACESDEAKMQRQSEDSVNTLRKEVERLQTELKLERQQREQQVMDFEEERRTWQEEKEKVIKYQKQLQLNYVEMYQKNQLLEHKVNEMNTKATSPPHTEEKKPWTPSRLERIESTEI; the protein is encoded by the exons ATGGCCCAGGGTGTAATAAGGCTGAGAAATATGGAACTAGCCCAAGACGTCGTAgctccaccagccccagcccgTGCCGATGTATCTCTTTTGTGTGTTGTTACCAAGCTTCCTGCTATGTTTGATGCGTggtcctttttccttttgcagagcAATGAGCCCTTAGTTAGACCCTCAGCCTTTAAACCAGTAGTTCCTAAAAACTTCCATTCCATGCAGAACCTCTGCCCGCCGCAGAGCAACGGGGtgacagagaacagaaagagcTTGAACCATGCCAACAGCAATAGCCCATCCGCACCCAAAAGTGGACTCGACAAGAGCAGCCTTAACAGGACTACAAACCAAGTGGGGGGCCTTTCGGATTCGGGCCGTAACTCGTTAACGAGCCTGCCCACGTATGGGACAGGCTACAGCCAGCACGTGGGTCCAATGAGCGCCTCCACGAGCCACATCAACCGCATCGGTACAACCTACGTGGACAAGAACATCGTGGGATACAACGGGATATCTACCTCAGACAGCGGACGGTCTTCGAGCAAGAGCACCTCTTCGTTCAACAGGCTGAACCATCTCAACGAAACGATGCCTTTCCACTCACCTTCAACGGACGACATCATCCAAGACCTGGAAGATCGgctgtgggagaaggagcaggaggtcCTCCAGATGCGAAGGAACTTGGACAAAAGCGAGGCAGCCATCTTCCAAGTGTTCGAGGAGAAGCAGAAGATCTGGGAGAGGGAAATGGAGGATTTGAGGCAAAACTATGCCAACAAATTGCAACAGGTCTCCAAAAAGGCGCAGCGGGCTCAGCAGGCCTTGCAGCTCCAAATCTTCAAgctccagcaggagaaaaaaaaactccAAGATGATATGGGACAACTCCTCCAGCAACGAGAGGAGCTGGAGAAGAAATTTGTGGCTTTCAAGAAGGAACAGGCTGAGTTTCTCCCAAAGATTGAAGAGACCAAGTGGGAG GTGTGCCAGAAGGCGGGTGAGatctccctgctcaagcagcagctgaaggactCCCAAGCGGATGTCTCCCAGAAGCTGAATGAGATCGTGGGACTGCGGACACAGCTCAAGGAAGGTAAGAACTTCCTACGGGAGAAGGAGGAGCAGATCCTCACCCTGAAGGACTCCTACAGCTCCAAGAGCGTCAACCTGGAGATCTGTGAGAGCGAGCTGCAGCGGAAGATGAGCGAGGTCCAGGTGCTGAGGGAAAAACTGAACCACTGTGAGCTGGAGGTCTCCGGCCTGAAGCGGACACTTGCCAGCATGGGACCTCCAGGGCCTTTCAGTGGGGACCTTGGTGAGAAGCTGCAGGACCCGCTGGCCTGTGAGAGCGACGAAGCCAAGATGCAGCGGCAGAGCGAGGACAGCGTCAACACGCTGCGGAAGGAGGTGGAGCGGCTCCAGACGGAGCTGAAGCTGGAGCGGCAGCAGCGGGAGCAGCAGGTGATGGACTTCGAGGAGGAGCGGCGCACATGgcaagaagagaaggagaaagtcATCAAGTATCAGAAGCAGCTGCAACTGAACTACGTGGAGATGTACCAGAAGAACCAGCTCCTGGAGCACAAGGTGAACGAGATGAACACGAAGGCCACCAGCCCCCCGCACACCGAGGAGAAAAAACCATGGACTCCCTCCAGACTCGAGCGAATAGAGTCCACCGAGATCTGA